GCGAGACGACGTCACAGTGGGAGGCGCTCTCGACGCGGGACACGACTTCGCGGACCGGTCGGTTGATGTCCGTCTGCGTGCCCCGAACGACCGTGTACCCCTCGAGTTCGGCGAGGCGGCACCGGAACGACCGTGGGAGCACCGCCGTGTCGTGGTGCTCCCAGTACTGGGGGTCGCTGGCGAGGTGGTCCTCCAGGCGTCGCTGGCGGTGAATCGTATCGGCGACGAGTCGTCCGGTGCCGGTGAGCCGCCAGCCGTCGTCCGTCGAGGTGACCAGGCCACGCCCCTCGAGGTTCGATAGCGCGTCGTAGATGGCGGACTCGCTCGCGTCGACCGCCGACAGCAGTTCGCTCGTTGACTCGGCGCCAGGACACAGCGAACCGACGATGTCGGTCCGGACGGACGAGGTTCGGACGTACTGGATGGCCGATTCTACGCCCATGGTGTCCCCATGCACCACATCTCATAGCTGACGCACATATCAGTTTCCATCTGTAATGGAATCCTCCTCCGGACCCGAGCTATTCTCCCGAGCGCGGGATATTATTCCAGCCAATGTGTCCATCTTTTTTATCGCTGCCGTCGGATAGACAGTTGCTGTCCACGTATGACCGCGTCCCCGCTGAACACAACGGAACGCGTCAGTCATGTAGAACTGCTGCGTTCGGATCTGGCGATGTCGTGCCTCTGACATAATTCGCCGGCCCGACGGGTCGTGCACTCACCGTGGGTTGCCCGCCCGCGGTGGGCATCGTCTTCGCTGTCGGTTCGCCCGGACGCGACTCACCACTCAACCGACGTGAGACGCGGCGGCTCCGGTCAGTTCTCCGGCGGCGCGTCCGTCCCGATACGTATCTCGTAGGCTTCGATGTCCTCGAACGCGGCCACCTGTCCGCCGACTTCGACCGCCCCCTCGGCGGTCTGGACGACCAGCGTCGCCACCTCGCGGTTGGAACTGAACGACGCCTGGTCGACCTTCCCCTCGACAACCCGGTGGTCCCCCGTCTCCACGTCCCGGCCTTCGATGGTCGCGTAGAACTCACCGTCCAGCGACATCAGGTCCGAGACACACCGCCGAATCGTCCCGTAGCGGCGCGGGAACGGGAGCCCCTCGCCGTCGCTGGCAATCGTCTCGGCGGTCGTCCACAGCACCGTGTTGAGGAACCCGGACACCAGGAACCCGAGCTCCGAGCGGTTGAAGATGACGCCGTAGCGGTCCGTGTCACCGCGGACGCTCTCCCGGGTCGCGTACATCGAGTAGTTCCCGTCGGCGACGGCGACGACCGGCGTCGTGATACCGCGCCGGGCCTTCACCGTGGTCGCGATGGACTCGTAGTCGAACCGCTCCGGGTCGGGGGCGTCCACGCCCGGCGAGATGAGTATCTCGATGGCGATGCCTGACTGCTTCCGGGCCGCGAGCCTGTCCTCGAACCGCTCCAGCAGGGCCGGTGTCAACGACAGCGTGAGTTCGTACTCGGCCGCCTCGATGATGTCTTCGAGGTAGCGAAGTATCGTCGGTCGGGACTTGACGAGCGAGACGGCCTCGGGCTCCCGGGCGGGGGCCGTGTAGCGCGAGGACAGGTCCTCGACGAGGTCGTCGAGCGAGTCCTGAATCCCCTCGAAGGCCTCCCGCGGGTCGATGGCGAGGACCTTCATCGGGCGGGACTCCTTGAGCTCGACCAGCCCGACGTCGCTGAGGCTCCGGACCGTATCGTACACCCGGGGCTGTGGAATGTCCGTGTTCTCCGATATCTCCGACGCTGTCATCTCACCGTGTTGAAGCACGGCCAGGTAGGCGGAAATCTCGTACTCGCCGAGATTGAACCGCGCGATTACCTGCTCGAGCGATGCTTCCAAGTCGTCACTAGACATATTGGGGGGTTTGCGAGTCGAGTACTAAGAACTTCGGCACTCTAGTCATGAAACGATTTCAGGACCTTTGACACTGTCTTCATGTGACTATACGTCCTTGTTTCGCGTTCCGTCGGCCGGGGCGACCGCCGCGAAAGACGGCTCGTGGCCGTCGCGTTACTGGTAGGCGCTGGCCATCTGCGAGACGACGCTCGACGGCTCGCTGCCGGAGTTCAGCGACGAGATGGCGGACTCGAGCGACGACAGGATAGACGGCGGGGCTGCCAGGCCGTGTGCGACGGACGGCGGCTGGGCCTCGCTGTTCTGGAAGTCCGCTATCTGGTCCTGCGAGAACGCGTTGAACGGCTCCGTGTCCACGTCGGTCCGTGGCGGAATCGACCCTTTCCGGGGGTTGAAAATCTCCTGTGCCTCCGCCGTGCCGACGAACTGGCACCACAGCGTGGTCGCTTCCGGCGACGGGTTGTTGACGGGGTACGGGAACGAGTCCATGTTCAGCGCGTAGTAGCCCTCGGTCCCCGGGAACGGGACGTGGTCCCACTCCTCGCCGTACGTGAGGTCGTTCGTGATGTACGTCCCGGCCGCCCAGTCACCCTGGTGGAGGAACGCCGCTTCGCCGTTGATGACCTGGTTGTTCGCCTCGGTCCAGGAAATCGAACCGGCGTCGCTCGGGATGTAGTCGAGGTAGGACTGCGTGGTCTCGACCGCCGACTCCAGCGCGTCGCTGTTGGCCTCGACCTCGCCGTCCTGGAAGATGGCGGTGTAGGTATCGGCGTCGGTCTCGCCGAGCAAGACCGTCGCGAACATCTGGAAGCTGGACCACGGCGACCCGGTCTGGTGTGCCATCCCGGTGTAGCCGGCCTCCTCGACCGTCTGCAGCGCCCCGACCACGTCGGAGGGGGTTTCGAGGGACGTCGGGTCGACACCGGCGTCCTCGACGACTTCGACGTTGTAGAAGAGGTTGTTGATACGGTGGATGTTGAGCGGGACCGTCACGTAGTTCCCGGCGGGCTGGGCCGCGTCCTTGACACCCTGGAGGTAGGCGTCCTCCATGTCGTTCTCGGACCACACGGAGTCGCCGATGTCCGCCAGTAGCTCCGCGTCGGTGAACGGAAGCAGGTTGTTGCCGGGCCAGGCCTGCCACGTGCTCGGGTGGTTGCCGTTCTGGACCCGCGTCCGGATGTTCGCCTGCAGGTTCTCGCCCGCGCCGCCGGCGATGAGGTTCTCGTCGAAGGGGACGTCCGGGTTTTGCTCCCGGAACGCGTCCATGACGGCCTGAATCGCTTCCAGCCCGTCGCCCTCACCCCACCAGTGGGCGACTTCCAGTGTGTTGTACTGGGAGCCGCTGTCAGTACTGCCGTCGCTGCCGTCGCTGCCGTCGCCGCTCCCGCCATCGCCGCCGTCGGAGCTGCCGCCGTCACTCCCACCGCAGCCAGCGAGCGAGGCCGCACCTGCTGCGCCGGCAATCCGAAGAGCGTTACGCCGCGTCAACCGTCTG
Above is a window of Haloarcula sp. DT43 DNA encoding:
- a CDS encoding helix-turn-helix transcriptional regulator, with protein sequence MGVESAIQYVRTSSVRTDIVGSLCPGAESTSELLSAVDASESAIYDALSNLEGRGLVTSTDDGWRLTGTGRLVADTIHRQRRLEDHLASDPQYWEHHDTAVLPRSFRCRLAELEGYTVVRGTQTDINRPVREVVSRVESASHCDVVSPVYHPEYEAAMPDNADSRLVVSCTVIDELLDSEAGSVDTNRYEATAVRVTPVPYALAVADDWMILTLPELDGSWPSAKVVSETDGAISWARDLFARLWDDAVPLETYLADL
- a CDS encoding ABC transporter substrate-binding protein encodes the protein MTEDTSDRRLTRRNALRIAGAAGAASLAGCGGSDGGSSDGGDGGSGDGSDGSDGSTDSGSQYNTLEVAHWWGEGDGLEAIQAVMDAFREQNPDVPFDENLIAGGAGENLQANIRTRVQNGNHPSTWQAWPGNNLLPFTDAELLADIGDSVWSENDMEDAYLQGVKDAAQPAGNYVTVPLNIHRINNLFYNVEVVEDAGVDPTSLETPSDVVGALQTVEEAGYTGMAHQTGSPWSSFQMFATVLLGETDADTYTAIFQDGEVEANSDALESAVETTQSYLDYIPSDAGSISWTEANNQVINGEAAFLHQGDWAAGTYITNDLTYGEEWDHVPFPGTEGYYALNMDSFPYPVNNPSPEATTLWCQFVGTAEAQEIFNPRKGSIPPRTDVDTEPFNAFSQDQIADFQNSEAQPPSVAHGLAAPPSILSSLESAISSLNSGSEPSSVVSQMASAYQ
- the trmB gene encoding HTH-type sugar sensing transcriptional regulator TrmB gives rise to the protein MSSDDLEASLEQVIARFNLGEYEISAYLAVLQHGEMTASEISENTDIPQPRVYDTVRSLSDVGLVELKESRPMKVLAIDPREAFEGIQDSLDDLVEDLSSRYTAPAREPEAVSLVKSRPTILRYLEDIIEAAEYELTLSLTPALLERFEDRLAARKQSGIAIEILISPGVDAPDPERFDYESIATTVKARRGITTPVVAVADGNYSMYATRESVRGDTDRYGVIFNRSELGFLVSGFLNTVLWTTAETIASDGEGLPFPRRYGTIRRCVSDLMSLDGEFYATIEGRDVETGDHRVVEGKVDQASFSSNREVATLVVQTAEGAVEVGGQVAAFEDIEAYEIRIGTDAPPEN